A section of the Paenibacillus odorifer genome encodes:
- a CDS encoding CopG family ribbon-helix-helix protein: protein MANLQNTKRIMISLPDHLLQEVDGIVQLENSNRSELIRQAMKLYLSERRKRSIRESMQRGYMEMAKINLTMACEAFLAEEDADSTLGRLVSGV from the coding sequence GTGGCTAATTTGCAGAACACCAAAAGAATCATGATCAGCTTGCCCGATCATCTCTTGCAGGAAGTGGACGGAATTGTTCAATTGGAGAATTCCAACCGGAGTGAATTGATTAGGCAGGCCATGAAGCTGTACTTGAGCGAACGGAGGAAACGTTCCATCCGGGAGTCCATGCAGCGCGGCTACATGGAAATGGCTAAGATCAACTTGACCATGGCATGCGAGGCTTTCCTCGCGGAGGAAGATGCAGACAGCACTCTTGGCCGCTTAGTAAGCGGGGTGTAG
- the alr gene encoding alanine racemase: protein MQASYRPTVAEINLDDLRANYEAFRRYLPAETKFMGCVKGNAYGHGAVEVTRELERLGADYVSVAFLDEALELRQAGILIPILVLGYTSPEGIAVAWENHVTVTLFTPEVLEAIRQLPIDPEHRLKVHIKIDSGMGRLGLLPADAPAFISEVQSVAQAELEGMFTHFAKADEQDKSYTLEQHRRFMSVAETLREQNIQIPIIHTGNSATAIDSPYLSSNMVRVGISLYGFYPSTEVNRQLVELRPVLTLKTQVVYVKSLPADWGVSYGTRYITESEEIIATLPVGYADGYSRMLTGKAEVLIRGRRVPVVGTICMDQCMVSLKSFAAEAEQIKAGEEVVLIGRQADVMITADELALQLGTIHYEVICMLAHRVPRVYISEGTLPKLVNALLTN, encoded by the coding sequence GTGCAAGCAAGCTATCGACCGACAGTAGCCGAAATTAATCTGGATGATTTGCGTGCCAATTACGAAGCCTTTCGCCGCTACTTGCCGGCAGAGACAAAGTTTATGGGATGCGTCAAAGGAAATGCGTACGGCCATGGAGCAGTGGAAGTGACACGGGAGCTGGAAAGACTCGGAGCAGATTATGTTAGTGTGGCTTTTTTGGATGAAGCATTGGAGCTGCGTCAGGCGGGAATACTGATTCCTATACTGGTGCTTGGCTACACTTCCCCAGAAGGAATAGCCGTTGCCTGGGAGAACCATGTAACTGTAACACTGTTCACACCGGAGGTACTGGAGGCTATAAGACAGCTTCCTATAGATCCGGAACATCGGCTAAAGGTGCATATCAAGATTGATAGCGGGATGGGACGACTGGGTCTTTTACCAGCTGACGCACCTGCATTTATCTCTGAAGTGCAGTCTGTTGCGCAGGCGGAGCTGGAGGGTATGTTTACCCATTTTGCCAAGGCAGACGAACAAGACAAAAGCTATACACTGGAACAGCATCGACGGTTCATGAGCGTGGCGGAAACGCTGCGGGAGCAGAACATTCAGATCCCGATCATACATACGGGCAATAGCGCTACGGCCATTGATTCACCTTATTTATCCAGCAACATGGTGCGTGTAGGCATCAGCTTGTACGGATTTTATCCCTCCACAGAGGTGAACCGTCAACTGGTAGAACTACGTCCGGTATTGACGCTGAAGACGCAGGTTGTATATGTCAAAAGCCTGCCTGCCGATTGGGGCGTCAGTTACGGCACTAGGTACATCACAGAGAGCGAGGAGATTATTGCAACGCTACCTGTGGGGTACGCAGATGGATATTCCCGCATGCTAACTGGCAAAGCGGAGGTGCTAATACGTGGACGCCGCGTTCCTGTCGTCGGAACAATCTGCATGGATCAGTGTATGGTATCACTCAAATCTTTCGCTGCAGAAGCGGAACAAATTAAAGCAGGCGAAGAAGTTGTTCTCATCGGCCGTCAAGCTGACGTGATGATCACGGCAGACGAGTTGGCTCTCCAGCTTGGAACAATTCACTACGAGGTTATCTGCATGTTGGCTCATCGGGTGCCACGCGTTTATATAAGTGAAGGCACACTTCCTAAATTAGTAAATGCTCTACTCACAAACTGA
- a CDS encoding TetR/AcrR family transcriptional regulator, with product MLRIKGRSDGEETKKRIVRKATQLFVQKGYAAVTMNEVCVASNVSKGSLYHHFPSKDELFLFVVEVDTLEWLQAWNDKKQEIAGIEERFYALAEHYANDFQNPLIHALEEFSRSRCHPEEISKRLSLLYEAASHACRDLLKEGIETGYLVKGDLENYVIIVSGMLEGIGRVSEFSIHEKTREDIKKYYREAVNLLLQGIRTG from the coding sequence GTGCTTAGAATCAAAGGACGCTCAGACGGAGAAGAAACTAAAAAAAGAATTGTGCGTAAGGCCACGCAGCTGTTTGTACAGAAGGGTTATGCTGCCGTAACTATGAATGAAGTTTGTGTAGCCTCGAATGTCAGTAAGGGCAGTCTGTATCACCATTTTCCGAGCAAGGATGAGCTTTTTCTATTTGTAGTGGAAGTGGATACGTTAGAGTGGCTGCAAGCGTGGAATGATAAGAAACAGGAAATTGCAGGGATCGAAGAACGATTTTATGCGTTAGCCGAGCACTACGCAAATGATTTTCAGAATCCACTGATTCATGCGCTCGAGGAATTCTCCAGAAGCAGATGCCACCCGGAAGAGATTAGCAAGCGGCTTTCACTTCTTTATGAAGCAGCCTCACATGCTTGTCGTGATCTTTTGAAGGAAGGGATTGAAACAGGATATTTGGTAAAAGGCGACTTGGAGAACTATGTAATTATCGTGAGTGGCATGCTTGAAGGGATTGGAAGAGTTTCTGAATTCTCGATTCATGAGAAGACCCGGGAGGATATAAAAAAATATTACCGGGAAGCAGTAAATTTATTATTACAAGGGATTCGTACGGGGTAA
- a CDS encoding type II toxin-antitoxin system PemK/MazF family toxin, whose protein sequence is MIVKRGDVFFADLSPVVGSEQGGVRPVLVIQNDIGNRFSPTVIVAAITAQIQKAKLPTHVEIDAAAHGFDRDSVILLEQVRTIDKQRLTDKITHLDDETMKKVDESLQISLGLIDF, encoded by the coding sequence TTGATCGTTAAACGTGGCGATGTTTTTTTTGCTGATCTTTCGCCGGTTGTAGGTTCTGAACAAGGCGGAGTAAGGCCAGTTCTGGTCATCCAGAACGATATTGGCAATCGCTTTAGCCCGACGGTAATTGTGGCTGCAATCACAGCCCAAATCCAGAAGGCTAAGTTACCTACACATGTGGAAATTGACGCAGCTGCTCATGGCTTTGACAGAGATTCTGTTATTTTGCTGGAACAGGTTAGGACGATTGACAAACAACGCTTAACTGACAAGATCACCCACCTTGATGATGAAACGATGAAAAAGGTGGATGAATCGCTGCAAATCAGCCTTGGTCTGATTGATTTTTAA
- a CDS encoding MFS transporter: MSLLLRNRGAMLLVMLNIFLAFTGIGLVVPIMPTYMNELGISGSTVGLLVASFSLAQLLISPFAGRLSDRIGRKKVIVAGLIVFAVSELIFGLANVPWLLFVSRLLGGAGAALIMPAVMAYVADTTSFEERAKGMGLINAAITTGFIIGPGIGGYLAELGMRVPFFCAAGAAGVAALITVLILPESLSEEKRKEAKLSKNNQESFLTQLMRSYREPYFFGLIIVFVMAFGLANYETVFGLFVDHKFGFTPKDIAFVITFGSIAGAVVQVSAFGWILNKFGENKVISTCLIVSSLFILLTLFVSGFWAIITVTFIVFFAMDILRPAVGTQLSKMAGESQQGFVAGMNSAYTSLGNIAGPIVAGYLFDLSINFPYGAAALVLALCFVLSLSSGKRGMGQRA, translated from the coding sequence ATGTCATTGTTACTTAGAAACAGAGGCGCTATGCTGCTTGTTATGCTTAATATTTTTCTGGCTTTCACTGGAATCGGGCTTGTAGTCCCAATTATGCCAACCTACATGAATGAGCTTGGGATCAGCGGAAGTACCGTCGGGCTCTTGGTCGCCTCATTCTCGCTTGCCCAATTATTAATATCGCCATTTGCCGGCAGATTATCCGACAGAATCGGTAGAAAAAAGGTGATTGTCGCAGGTCTGATTGTGTTTGCGGTATCGGAGCTGATTTTCGGTCTGGCCAATGTACCTTGGCTCTTGTTCGTTTCGAGATTGCTTGGTGGTGCAGGAGCTGCTCTAATTATGCCGGCAGTTATGGCTTATGTAGCGGACACGACTTCTTTTGAAGAGAGAGCTAAAGGAATGGGACTAATTAATGCAGCCATTACCACCGGCTTTATTATTGGTCCTGGGATTGGCGGTTATCTTGCTGAGCTTGGAATGCGGGTACCCTTTTTCTGTGCGGCTGGTGCAGCTGGAGTTGCAGCTCTAATTACAGTTTTAATCTTGCCCGAGTCTCTGTCTGAAGAGAAACGTAAGGAAGCGAAGTTATCGAAAAATAATCAGGAAAGCTTCTTGACACAGCTGATGCGTTCTTATCGCGAACCCTATTTTTTCGGCTTAATTATTGTATTTGTCATGGCTTTTGGACTGGCTAATTATGAAACGGTGTTCGGATTGTTCGTGGATCATAAATTTGGCTTTACGCCTAAGGATATCGCTTTTGTAATTACCTTTGGTTCTATTGCAGGTGCGGTGGTGCAGGTGTCCGCATTTGGCTGGATCTTGAATAAATTCGGGGAGAACAAGGTGATCTCCACTTGTCTTATAGTCTCATCATTGTTTATTCTGCTGACCTTGTTTGTAAGCGGCTTTTGGGCGATTATTACGGTTACCTTTATTGTGTTCTTTGCAATGGATATTCTGCGTCCAGCAGTAGGTACACAGCTTTCCAAAATGGCCGGAGAATCGCAGCAAGGTTTCGTAGCGGGAATGAACTCAGCTTATACAAGTCTCGGAAATATTGCTGGGCCTATCGTCGCAGGGTATTTGTTTGATCTTAGTATTAACTTCCCATATGGGGCAGCCGCGCTCGTTCTGGCTTTGTGTTTTGTATTGTCACTGAGTTCCGGCAAACGGGGAATGGGGCAGCGGGCGTAA
- a CDS encoding aspartyl-phosphate phosphatase Spo0E family protein: MNDQEIIQKRIEGARKKLYLMERQHGGLLHPNVIRQSMRLDELINQYNKAVHSDNED, from the coding sequence ATGAATGATCAGGAAATTATCCAAAAGAGAATAGAGGGTGCTAGAAAAAAACTTTATTTAATGGAGAGGCAACACGGAGGGCTTTTGCATCCGAATGTGATCAGACAGTCCATGAGATTAGATGAATTAATTAATCAGTACAATAAAGCAGTACATAGCGATAATGAGGATTGA
- a CDS encoding helix-turn-helix domain-containing protein has protein sequence MKQMTIRAELADYLKKNGITINQFAEVSKVNSGTISNIINGNRPIAMQQLDRITKGMGLEEGGFYDMYVEECFIHSNPNWRRLRPFLYRCAELDKLECISRVIGIMMDSLSYTPSLFDTAEDFFVQGKYDAAALLYRSVAESEKYQHSERLAFCQYRLFTIALGGDQDLNLRAAVQFEGFVNRLDEVDQLDALKALANTYSALRYWDKVMLIAIEIEKKASIQYKYNNERARKNGLQKEPAMPLFSYILFSYVLRSVVYRELGDYDRALQYVNLYMDMSWIREDTEEALQLMNRCMGWAQGNIYLLRILKGDVTALPEYVTYIEKREEDILPGLFKILQAANHYDFNVDDILQRFEQEISDYRDQQRNLKCYNRQIIEDRYTFFMAEIALYYIRRGKYELSIKYIMDSLETSVRINNESCIIKCVRMFEQLRHTASLETQKQYQNLIRINEKKNGFVIGSA, from the coding sequence ATGAAGCAGATGACCATTCGTGCAGAACTGGCGGACTACCTCAAGAAGAATGGAATAACAATTAATCAATTCGCAGAGGTATCTAAAGTGAATTCGGGCACAATTAGCAACATTATCAATGGGAATCGGCCTATAGCCATGCAGCAATTAGACCGTATTACAAAAGGTATGGGATTAGAAGAAGGCGGCTTTTATGATATGTATGTGGAGGAGTGTTTCATACATTCCAATCCCAATTGGAGACGACTTCGACCTTTTCTATATCGCTGTGCTGAACTAGATAAGCTGGAATGTATAAGTCGGGTGATTGGAATCATGATGGACAGCCTATCTTATACACCCTCGTTGTTTGATACAGCAGAAGATTTTTTTGTACAAGGAAAATATGATGCTGCAGCGTTGTTATACCGGAGTGTCGCGGAGAGTGAGAAGTATCAGCATTCAGAGCGGCTGGCTTTTTGCCAATACAGACTGTTCACGATTGCTCTAGGAGGCGATCAGGATCTGAATTTGCGAGCAGCTGTGCAGTTTGAGGGTTTTGTAAATCGGCTTGATGAAGTCGATCAACTTGACGCGCTGAAGGCTCTGGCGAATACATATAGCGCATTGAGGTATTGGGATAAGGTAATGCTCATAGCTATTGAAATTGAAAAAAAAGCATCCATTCAATATAAGTATAATAATGAGCGAGCCAGAAAAAACGGGTTACAGAAGGAACCTGCAATGCCCTTATTTTCATATATTCTATTTTCTTATGTGTTACGTTCAGTAGTTTACAGAGAGCTGGGAGATTATGATAGAGCATTGCAGTATGTTAACCTTTACATGGATATGAGCTGGATCCGTGAGGATACGGAGGAAGCTTTGCAACTTATGAATCGATGTATGGGTTGGGCACAGGGCAATATATATTTACTGAGAATTTTAAAAGGTGATGTGACAGCGCTTCCGGAATATGTGACCTATATTGAAAAAAGAGAGGAAGACATTCTTCCAGGTCTGTTCAAAATCCTTCAGGCAGCCAATCACTATGATTTTAATGTGGATGATATTCTTCAGCGGTTTGAGCAAGAAATATCAGATTATAGAGATCAGCAGAGAAATCTTAAATGTTATAATCGACAAATTATCGAAGACAGATACACTTTTTTTATGGCTGAAATAGCATTGTATTATATAAGAAGAGGAAAATATGAGCTTAGTATAAAGTATATAATGGATAGTTTGGAGACTTCTGTAAGGATTAATAACGAATCCTGTATAATAAAGTGTGTCAGAATGTTTGAGCAGCTTCGGCATACTGCATCTTTAGAAACGCAGAAGCAATACCAAAATCTGATTAGAATCAATGAAAAGAAAAATGGTTTTGTTATTGGAAGTGCCTAG
- a CDS encoding LolA family protein, whose protein sequence is MRRITWVLAIIMSVALVMTGCGKKDAASVVKDLNNVADKLESKQGTYQGSGTMTLYTGEQPQEYKVEVWYKNPSYYRISLANVQKDITQIVLRNDEGVFVLTPSMNKSFRFQSDWPDDQGQVYLYQTLVRGIVSDNNRQFVEDGDNYVFEVAANYQSNALVRQKIWLDKKTYEPKQVQVSDSEAKVVVNVKFDTFKFDTDFTKDSFDMEKNMASGKSAESTVAEVDENGNPVTAPEGQEQAEQPVAAELGDFGIIEPDYIPAGVEFKDSHKLEGNKDHAVLIRYDGIYQYTIMESRPLDRAVALAPGTLKDLGFTWGVLSGDEQQTLTWMSEGVEYRITSANLPANEMMQIAASMEAQSGK, encoded by the coding sequence ATGCGCCGGATAACATGGGTACTCGCGATCATTATGAGCGTGGCCCTGGTGATGACGGGGTGCGGGAAGAAGGATGCCGCTTCCGTAGTCAAGGATTTGAACAATGTGGCTGACAAGTTGGAAAGTAAGCAGGGAACGTACCAAGGTTCTGGCACAATGACCCTGTATACCGGGGAACAGCCGCAGGAGTATAAGGTAGAAGTATGGTACAAGAATCCTTCCTACTACCGGATCAGCTTGGCAAATGTTCAGAAGGATATTACGCAGATCGTACTTCGTAATGATGAGGGAGTGTTCGTACTCACACCAAGTATGAATAAGAGCTTCCGTTTCCAAAGCGATTGGCCGGATGATCAAGGTCAGGTCTATCTGTATCAGACGTTGGTTCGTGGCATAGTTTCGGATAATAACCGCCAATTTGTGGAAGATGGAGATAACTATGTGTTCGAGGTAGCCGCGAATTATCAAAGCAATGCCCTTGTGCGGCAAAAGATTTGGCTTGATAAAAAGACTTATGAGCCTAAACAGGTTCAAGTCTCTGATTCTGAGGCGAAGGTAGTTGTAAACGTGAAGTTTGACACCTTCAAATTCGATACGGATTTCACCAAGGATTCCTTTGATATGGAAAAGAACATGGCCTCGGGTAAGTCCGCAGAGAGCACAGTAGCTGAGGTTGATGAGAATGGTAATCCGGTTACAGCTCCTGAGGGCCAAGAACAGGCTGAACAACCAGTGGCAGCAGAGCTTGGAGACTTTGGGATCATTGAACCTGATTATATTCCAGCTGGTGTAGAGTTCAAGGACTCGCATAAATTGGAGGGCAACAAAGACCATGCTGTTCTCATCCGATATGATGGGATTTATCAGTACACTATTATGGAATCCCGTCCACTGGACCGTGCGGTAGCACTGGCGCCTGGAACCCTGAAAGACCTTGGTTTTACGTGGGGAGTTCTGAGTGGGGATGAGCAGCAGACATTGACTTGGATGTCTGAGGGTGTAGAGTACCGAATTACAAGTGCCAATCTTCCTGCTAATGAAATGATGCAAATTGCCGCTTCTATGGAGGCACAATCGGGTAAATAA